Below is a genomic region from Mycolicibacter hiberniae.
CGATCCATGCGGTGGGCTGGGTGCGGTCGAAACCCGCCGCGATCAATGCGGCCGGCCAGTCGTCGCGGAGATCGACCGCCACGGCGCGCCGATCCGCGGTCGGCTCGGCGCCCAGGTCTGCCATCGTCGCGGCCTTGAAATCGAGCACCGCCGGCTGGTCGATCTCGAAGACCGTCACACCGTCGGGCCAGGTCAGGCGGTAGGCGCGGGCGTCCAGGCCTGATGCCAGGATCACCAGTTGGCGAATCCCGTCCTGCGTGGCGCCGGTCAGGAACGCGTCGAAAAAGCGGGTGCGGGCGGCCATCGCGTCGGGCATCTGACCGAGCTTCCAGGCGGAGTCGTGGTCGTCAAGGTCGGTGCCCTCCAAGTCGCCGGCGGCCCACCTGGTCAGGAAGTCGACACCGACGGCGCGCACCAGTGGTTCGGCGAAGCGGTCGTCGATCAGCGGATTCTCGGCTTTGGTGGCGATGGCCCGGGCGGCCGCGACCATCGTCGCGGTGGCTCCGACGCTGGTGGCCAGGTCCCACGTGTCGTTGTCGGTTCGTGCCATGGCGTGCTCCTCGAAGTGGCTGGTGAGACTATTTAGTTAGTCTAGCAAGTAATTAGTTTGATTAACAAACATCCGGGCGTGCCTGATCGCCGCTACCGGCTGCCGCGGACCGTCGCCGGCTAATGCAGGGTCAGGTAGATCAGCGCGATGTTGAGGCTGCCGATCACCGCCGTGACGGCCCAGCCCAACGCGGAGGTGAGCTGCCCGTTGGCGTCGTCACCCATCAGGGTGCGGTCGCTTGTCGCCCGGATCAGCGGCACCAGTGCGAACGGGATGCCGAAAGACAGCACCACCTGTGAAATCACCAGCGCCCGGGTGGGCTCGAGGCCGGCGGCGAGGATTACCAGCGCCGGGATCAACGTGATCAGCCGGCGCCACAGCAGCGGGACCGACACCCGCAGCAGGCCCGCCATGATCATGGAGCCGGCATAGGCGCCCACCGAGGTCGAAGCCAGGCCAGAGGCCAGCAACCCGACCGCGAAGAACAGCGCGACCATGGGACCCAGGGTGTTGGCCACCGCGGCGTGCGCTCCCTCGATGGAGTCGGCGTAGTCCAGTCCGCGCAGATTGTGGGCGGCCACGACCAGCATGGCCAGGTTCAGCGAGCCGGCCACCAGCATGGCCAAGCCGACGTCCCACCGGGTCACCCGTAAAAGTCGGCGTCGTGCCGAGCCGGGCTCCGGTCGGCCGTGCCGGTCGCGGGCCAGGCCCGAGTGCAGGTACACCGCGTGGGGCATCACCGTGGCCCCCAGGATCGCGGTGGCCAACAACACGCTTTCAGCGCCGTCGAAACGGGGCATCAGGCCGGCGGCGACATCGGCCGGCGCCGGCGGGGCGACCACCAGACTGGCCAGGAATCCGATGGCGATGATGAGCAGCAGCCCGCTGGTCACCTGTTCGAACATTCGCGGTCCGCGCCGGTCGCCCACCATCAACAGCGCTATCGACACCGTCCCGGTGATCAGACCGCCGAGCACCAGCGGCAATCCGAAGATCAGGTTCAGGGCGATCGCGCCGCCCACCACCTCGGCCAGATCTGTTGCCATGGCAACCAATTCGGCCTGCAGCCAATAAGCGATGCGCACCGGCGTACTGCTGCGGGCGCCGATCACCTCCGGCAGTGAATTCCCGGTCACCAATCCGAGCTTCGCCGACAGGTACTGCACCAGGCCCGCCATGGCGTTGGCCGCGACGATGACCCACACCAGCAGGAA
It encodes:
- a CDS encoding class I SAM-dependent methyltransferase, coding for MARTDNDTWDLATSVGATATMVAAARAIATKAENPLIDDRFAEPLVRAVGVDFLTRWAAGDLEGTDLDDHDSAWKLGQMPDAMAARTRFFDAFLTGATQDGIRQLVILASGLDARAYRLTWPDGVTVFEIDQPAVLDFKAATMADLGAEPTADRRAVAVDLRDDWPAALIAAGFDRTQPTAWIAEGLLGYLPPQAQDRLLDNLTALSADGSRLATEAIPNLSAAEQEQARETMRSATEKWQEHGFDLEFSELGYEGDRHDVAAYLAPLGWASTGQSLADLLAQYRRPTPERDAGAVTMADTTYYTSIKQGAIKQGAEPA
- a CDS encoding Nramp family divalent metal transporter, whose amino-acid sequence is MAADTAVRLKPGWALLGPAFVAAIAYVDPGNVAANVSAGAKYGFLLVWVIVAANAMAGLVQYLSAKLGLVTGNSLPEVIGARSSTPVRIAYWLQAELVAMATDLAEVVGGAIALNLIFGLPLVLGGLITGTVSIALLMVGDRRGPRMFEQVTSGLLLIIAIGFLASLVVAPPAPADVAAGLMPRFDGAESVLLATAILGATVMPHAVYLHSGLARDRHGRPEPGSARRRLLRVTRWDVGLAMLVAGSLNLAMLVVAAHNLRGLDYADSIEGAHAAVANTLGPMVALFFAVGLLASGLASTSVGAYAGSMIMAGLLRVSVPLLWRRLITLIPALVILAAGLEPTRALVISQVVLSFGIPFALVPLIRATSDRTLMGDDANGQLTSALGWAVTAVIGSLNIALIYLTLH